The Fibrobacter sp. DNA segment ATTTCCATTTTATCCGCACTTTCAATAGGTTGTTGTCTCATGAATGTATTTGATCCACTGGGAGAAAAACTCCATGCGGTGAGAACGCCACGTGTTCACCGGATTTTCCAGGTCAATATTCAATGGTGGTTTTACATTGGTACGACCTTTGTTCTTATCACGAAGGTACTCTTCCACAAGACGTGAGGGCTCATATTCAGGATGTCCCAGGTGAATCAGGAAGCGATGGTCGGAACTCTCAAAAATAGTATAACCGGCACCCTTTGCATACGCAAGTAATAAAACATTGCCTTTACCATGCTCCTGCTCCAACACCTCATCGGGAATCCCTGCATGCCTGCTCTGAGCACACCAGAATTTATCGTCCATCTCTCCAGTTACAGGGTGATTTCTGTCAAGATTGACAGTCTCGTAGACCCCGAAAACCTTCTCCGGAAAAACAAATTTCTCCATATCCATGCATTTTGCAAGTGCCAGCCCGCCCCAGCAGATTCCCAGTGTGGAAGCTATATTGTTGCGGGCATACCTCAGTATCCGCTTTATCTCTCCCCAGTAGTTAACCTCCTCAAAAGGAATCTCCTCAACCGGAGCCCCGGTAACAATCAGGCCATCGAGGTGATTCTTATCGACCGCCTCCTCAAAAGTCACATACAGCTTCTCCAGATGCGACGAATCACTGCTTGTGTACTGATGTGTCCGGAGCTTTATCCAGACTGGCTCAATCTGCATGATAGAGCGACCAAGCGGATGAAGAAGACTGAATTCGTAAGATTCAGCTTTGGGCATTATGTTTAAAATCCCTATGCGAAGCGCACGGATATCCTCTTTCAGTGCCTGATCGTTATCTATGCAAAGTATTCTGCTTTTTTCCAGTGCACTTTTGCAATGGTAATCTTTGGGAAGAACAATAGTCATTACTACTTGCCTTTATTAGATGAGAATACAGCCTGAAGTAATGCCAAACCCTGGCTCAGATCTAAATCATCTAAAAAATAAATATTTTATTGCCGTCATATACATTAAAACTCTTACTTAACAACCCTGATCAAAAGAAAACTCGTACCAATTTCCGGAAAAAGGACTCATTTTGTCCCTGCACTTTGTTTCTGCGCAATTATATAGAATAATTGGAAACACCTGTTGCCTGCTGCTCCCGGTCAAGAAGGTCCTGCAAAGAGAGTTTCCCCAGCACACTCTTCCATGTATCTGAAAGCTCTTTCCATACTGTTCTGGCAGAACAAATCTCAGCTTTTTCGCAAGCATCAATTGCAGAAACACATTCCACAACATCAAGTGGACCCTCAAGTGTCTCTACTACCTCTAGCACCGAAATACTGCCAGGTTCCCTGCACAACACATATCCGCCATTAACCCCGCGGGTAGTCTCAATTATCTTTCTATTTTTCAGCACTATTAGAATGTTTTCAAGGTAAGAATCAGATATTCCCTGTCTGGTTGCGATATCTTTCCTTTTAGCCGGGCCAAAACCGTAACTCTTTGCTATCTCCAGAATCGCTCTCAATCCATAACGAGATTTTGTAGAAAGCCTCATTATCCTCCCAATCTGAATGTTGATCAACATAGTAAAAATACTAAAAATTCACCCCTCACTCCAATTTGATTAGTGCACGATACATCCTTTTATCCCGGTTCAGTAGAAATGCAGGAATCCAGAGCAGCCCCGGCACCCTGGAAAATTATGCAGAAAGATTATAATAGTTTGTTTTCATACTGATCAATATAAGCCTTTATGGTTATCCGCAGCGCATCCTCAAGCCTTGTTTTCGGAACCCACTTCAGCTTCTGAAAAGCCTTGCTTATGTCAGGCAAGCGCCTGCCTGAGTCCTCATACCCAGGACCGTAGAAATCAACCGGATTGACATGCTTAATATCGTAGAGTTTCCCTGAGAGCTCGGGACGAATCTCTTTATAAATTCTTATCATCAGAGTTGCAAGATCCCTGATCGTGATTTCATTCTTCGGATTGCCGATGTTGAATATTTCTCGGTTCGATTCAAGCGGCATCCTGAGCACTGCCATCACAGCATCAACAGCATCATCTATAAATGTAAAGCATCTTCTGTTTACTCCTCCACCAACCAGTCTCAGTGGTTTACCTTTAAGAAGCGCTTCCATAAAACAGGCAAACACCCCCGGAATCCCCTCTCCATCCACTCCCGGCAGATAATCCATTCCGGGGCCGATCAAATTGAAAGGCCGGATTATGGTATAATCCAGCCCTTTCTCGAATCCATAAGCGTAAATCATCCGTTCCATCATCTGCCTGGATGCTGCATAACTCCATCTCTGGGCTCTGACCGGGCCAAGTATCAGAGGACTGCTGTCCTCTCTGAGCCTTTCTCTCTCATCACTCCCAGGCTCTCCAACCGCAGCAGTTGCTGTTTTTCCATAAACTTCGGAGGTTGAAAAATAAATCAGCCTGTTTTTATGCCCGCAGCAGTATTTAAGCAGATTGAGATAAGCTGTCAAGTTGGAATCTATCACCTCCAGAGGAACTGTGTTGTAAAGAGATGGATTACAATGCGCAGCCAGAGCAATTGCCGTACTACTTTTTGAAATGCACTCTGTAACAGACCGGTCATGTATATCTGTTTTTCGGAACTCAAACCTGGAATTTCCCAGAAGGTGTTCTATTTTGTGGAAATCGATGTCAAAACCGTAAACAAATAACCCGGTAGTACTGAGAATCCTCTCCAGAAGATGTGAACCCACAAAACCGCCGCAGCCGATTATAGTTAATGTTTCTTCTCTGTTATGGTTACTTGTCATTTTATAATTTCAGTT contains these protein-coding regions:
- a CDS encoding homoserine O-succinyltransferase, which gives rise to MTIVLPKDYHCKSALEKSRILCIDNDQALKEDIRALRIGILNIMPKAESYEFSLLHPLGRSIMQIEPVWIKLRTHQYTSSDSSHLEKLYVTFEEAVDKNHLDGLIVTGAPVEEIPFEEVNYWGEIKRILRYARNNIASTLGICWGGLALAKCMDMEKFVFPEKVFGVYETVNLDRNHPVTGEMDDKFWCAQSRHAGIPDEVLEQEHGKGNVLLLAYAKGAGYTIFESSDHRFLIHLGHPEYEPSRLVEEYLRDKNKGRTNVKPPLNIDLENPVNTWRSHRMEFFSQWIKYIHETTTY
- a CDS encoding RrF2 family transcriptional regulator, whose translation is MRLSTKSRYGLRAILEIAKSYGFGPAKRKDIATRQGISDSYLENILIVLKNRKIIETTRGVNGGYVLCREPGSISVLEVVETLEGPLDVVECVSAIDACEKAEICSARTVWKELSDTWKSVLGKLSLQDLLDREQQATGVSNYSI
- a CDS encoding NAD-dependent epimerase/dehydratase family protein; its protein translation is MTSNHNREETLTIIGCGGFVGSHLLERILSTTGLFVYGFDIDFHKIEHLLGNSRFEFRKTDIHDRSVTECISKSSTAIALAAHCNPSLYNTVPLEVIDSNLTAYLNLLKYCCGHKNRLIYFSTSEVYGKTATAAVGEPGSDERERLREDSSPLILGPVRAQRWSYAASRQMMERMIYAYGFEKGLDYTIIRPFNLIGPGMDYLPGVDGEGIPGVFACFMEALLKGKPLRLVGGGVNRRCFTFIDDAVDAVMAVLRMPLESNREIFNIGNPKNEITIRDLATLMIRIYKEIRPELSGKLYDIKHVNPVDFYGPGYEDSGRRLPDISKAFQKLKWVPKTRLEDALRITIKAYIDQYENKLL